From the genome of Planctomycetia bacterium:
AGAACGTCCGGGTCTTCAGCGGCCGCAGTTGACCGCCGATCCGCAGGATCGGCTGGGCACCGTCGGACAGTCGGACCTCCGTGGCCCCGTTGTCCGCGGCCAGCTTGAGGATCTTCTCCACCTGCTCGAGCAGGGAATCGCTAGCCGTGCTCATGGCCGCGGCCCTCCCGCGCGCACCGCGAACCGCCGTTGCCGACCGAGATCGGACAAGCACCGCGGAGGCCGGCTCACGGCGACCATCCTGACGACCCGTCGGACTCGGCCCCTGACAGCCGCCGACCGGACTTGTTGCATTATGCGCGTCATCGGCCGAAAAGTCTCCTCAGCCCCATAAATTTCGCCTGCCCGGCCGGAAAACCGCCGTCCGCCGGCCCTACTCCACCCGCTTGGCAACCCGGAAAACCTCGTCCAGTGTCGTGATCCCGCGGAGCGCCTTGCCCACGCCGTCGTCGAACATCATGCGCATCCCCTGGCCGAGGGCGGCCCGGCGGATCTCCTGGGTGGCGGCCCCCTGGAAGGCGAGTTCCCGCAGCTTGCTGGTCATCACCATCAACTCGAAGATGCCCTGCCGCCCCTTGTAGCCGGAGTTTTGGCAGTTGGCGCAGCCCCGCCCCTTCATGAAGGCCGCCCCCTTGAGCATCTCCTCGGTGATGCCGGCCGCCTCGATGTTGGTGTCGAGCGGCTGGTGCGGCTGCTTGCACTTCGGGCAGTTGACGCGCACCAGGCGCTGCGCCATCACGGCGATCACGCTGGAGGCCACGAGATAGGCCGGCACGCCCATGTCGATCATGCGAGTGACGGCGCCGGGGGCGTCGTTGGTGTGCAGCGTGCTGAACACGAGATGGCCGGTGAGCGACGCCTGGATCGCCATCTGGGCCGTCTCCGTGTCGCGCATCTCGCCGACGAGGATCACGTTGGGCGCCTGCCGGAGCATGGAGCGGATGACGCGGGCGAAATCGAGACCGATCGAGTGCCGGATCTCAACCTGGTTGATGCCGGCGAGGTAGTACTCGACCGGATCCTCGGCGGTGATGATCTTGGTGTCGGGACGATTGAGCTCGTTGAGGGCGGCGTACAGCGTCGTGGTCTTGCCCGAGCCGGTCGGACCGGTCACGAGGACGATGCCGTTGGGTCGACGAATCAGGTTCTTGAACTGCCGAAACTCATTCTCGGCGAGGCCGAGCTGGCGGATGCCGACGCGGATGTTGTCCTTGTCGAGAATGCGCATCACGACCGACTGGCCGTGGCTCGTCGGCAGCACGCTGACGCGGAGGTCGTAGTCCTTGCCGTCGGCCGTGAGCTTGATCCGGCCGTCCTGCGGCCGGCGGCGCTCGGCGATGTCGAGCTTGGCGAGGATCTTGATTCGCGACAGGATCGCCCCCAGCAGCCGGCGCGGGGGCGTGTCCCGCTGGATGAGCCGGCCGTCGATGCGGTAGCGGATCCGCACCCGGTCCTCGAACGGCTCGATGTGGATGTCGCTGGCCCGCAACTGGACCGCCTCGGTGATGATCAGGCTCACCAGTTTGACGACCGGGGCGTCGGACTGGTCGTCCGAATTCTGGGCCGCCGCCTGCTCGACCGCCGTCTCCGTGAAGTCGATCGCCGTGTCGGTGAACTCCTGGAGCATCGAGTCGGCACTCTCGCCGTCCGACAGCCCGTAGTGCCGGTTGATGGACTCGACGATCTGCTCGCGGACGGCGATCGCCATCTCGATATCGCGATTGAGGATGAAGCGGAGCTTGTCCTGGGTCTCGATATCGGTCGG
Proteins encoded in this window:
- the pilB gene encoding type IV fimbrial assembly protein PilB, with the protein product MPPDAFSTLLLTEGIISTEQLAEAMRVSRSAKRALHEELVRLGYAPAVRIMKALAKANRMRFVDLAATAVPQDVIDLLPESVARENTIFPVAASGNSLRVATCDPTDIETQDKLRFILNRDIEMAIAVREQIVESINRHYGLSDGESADSMLQEFTDTAIDFTETAVEQAAAQNSDDQSDAPVVKLVSLIITEAVQLRASDIHIEPFEDRVRIRYRIDGRLIQRDTPPRRLLGAILSRIKILAKLDIAERRRPQDGRIKLTADGKDYDLRVSVLPTSHGQSVVMRILDKDNIRVGIRQLGLAENEFRQFKNLIRRPNGIVLVTGPTGSGKTTTLYAALNELNRPDTKIITAEDPVEYYLAGINQVEIRHSIGLDFARVIRSMLRQAPNVILVGEMRDTETAQMAIQASLTGHLVFSTLHTNDAPGAVTRMIDMGVPAYLVASSVIAVMAQRLVRVNCPKCKQPHQPLDTNIEAAGITEEMLKGAAFMKGRGCANCQNSGYKGRQGIFELMVMTSKLRELAFQGAATQEIRRAALGQGMRMMFDDGVGKALRGITTLDEVFRVAKRVE